In Amphiura filiformis chromosome 2, Afil_fr2py, whole genome shotgun sequence, one DNA window encodes the following:
- the LOC140137853 gene encoding uncharacterized protein has protein sequence MFADDTKLYNRVQKNSSKGGDDIQEDLNHLKDWSDTWLLRFNASKCKCMHMGINNNERSYVLGEEEIMTAKEEKDLGVYITDDCTPSLQCTKAANKAMTSLRIIKRTFKHIDKESFPILYKAYIRPHVEYCVQAWNPYLVKDIKAIEKIQRRATKLVPSLREKPYQERLEELNLYPLEIRRLRGDLIEVFKILNGLEDIHPDQLFTMSHNTGTRGHKFKLFKRQLKKGLDLRKFFFSQRVVDVWNNLPEDVVGVNTTNQFKGKIDQHWKENGYGVLKGLNL, from the coding sequence ATGTTTGCTGATGACACAAAGCTTTACAACAGGGTCCAGAAGAACAGCTCTAAAGGAGGTGATGATATCCAGGAAGACCTAAACCATCTCAAAGATTGGTCAGATACGTGGCTCCTCCGGTTTAATGCCTCCAAATGCAAGTGCATGCACATGGGAATCAACAACAATGAGAGAAGCTATGTTCTAGGGGAAGAAGAAATCATGACAGCTAAAGAGGAGAAAGATCTAGGTGTATACATTACAGACGACTGCACACCAAGTCTGCAATGCACAAAGGCAGCCAACAAAGCTATGACTAGCCTGAGGATTATTAAGAGAACTTTCAAGCACATTGACAAGGAGAGCTTCCCTATCTTGTATAAGGCATACATTCGCCCACACGTAGAATACTGTGTGCAGGCATGGAACCCCTACCTGGTAAAAGACATCAAAGCCATTGAGAAGATCCAAAGAAGAGCTACCAAACTGGTTCCAAGCCTGAGGGAGAAGCCCTACCAAGAAAGACTTGAAGAACTGAACCTGTATCCCTTGGAGATCAGGCGACTGAGAGGTGACTTGATCGAGGTCTTCAAAATTCTCAACGGCTTGGAAGATATACACCCAGATCAGCTTTTCACCATGTCTCATAACACAGGCACCAGGGGTCACAAATTCAAACTCTTCAAAAGGCAGCTGAAGAAAGGTTTGGATTTGAGGAAGTTCTTCTTCTCCCAGCGAGTGGTAGATGTGTGGAATAACCTTCCTGAAGATGTTGTTGGAGTTAATACTACAAATCAGTTTAAAGGAAAGATTGATCAGCACTGGAAAGAAAATGGATATGGGGTACTGAAAGGCCTAAACCTATAA
- the LOC140137862 gene encoding uncharacterized protein, producing MESLLRDAILKHVNQNNLLSEDQHGFTSGRSCMSNLLTTLEDVTDSLDEGFGVDVIYLDYSKAFDTVPHKRLLSKLRAYGISGKILEWIAAFLQDRKQQVGVRKGLHRQSGLMS from the coding sequence ATGGAGTCACTACTGAGGGATGCTATACTCAAGCATGTAAACCAGAACAACCTTCTTTCAGAGGATCAACATGGGTTCACCAGTGGAAGATCATGCATGTCTAATTTGCTCACCACCTTAGAAGATGTGACAGACAGCTTAGATGAAGGATTTGGAGTTGATGTTATATACCTTGattactcaaaagcctttgacacagtCCCTCACAAAAGGCTTTTGTCAAAGCTGAGAGCCTATGGTATCTCCGGCAAAATCCTTGAATGGATTGCAGCTTTCCTACAAGACAGGAAACAACAAGTTGGAGTAAGGAAAGGCTTGCACCGTCAGAGTGGGCTGATGTCCTAA